Proteins from a genomic interval of Triplophysa dalaica isolate WHDGS20190420 chromosome 21, ASM1584641v1, whole genome shotgun sequence:
- the fam83d gene encoding protein FAM83D codes for MALSQCLEDSPGWQTPRTGQDLNLKELYNERHRLALEELVAGGVEAFVGFLKKERIPNFLSDDEIRRISRAAVVPRSVSLIGDDSHLEQSGTLDCSSVTYFPEISDIEPPVLEMGWPAFTTGSFRGVTRAVAYFQPNYGECIYSCKEAARRMIKNAKEVIAIVTDSLTDLDIFQDLKEACTHRRIPVYILIDQSAAPLFLQMCNNLNVQLDDLQHMKVRSITGSTYYMRSGAQITGKVHERFMLIDGNRVATGSYRFNWTDGKLNSSNLIELSGQITEKFDEEFRILYAQSLPLPANTRAPSSARNSGIYDHLVLKPPGTPPSRLARTTKTQPDCLTSTPARLQTPEIQNQNRDTHDQDRKSNPVSDTSTLGEDWLEQELMEEELSSEDPVREQAKNVCNLITTETQKEDVMITSQVPYCHISTQTTHHMADIGVQTAPQVVNPTLQTVSGSNLIGSGASSNSSSSSHRNLKEANQRPTVHTAVPRDGNLRESIQKLTKERQYHYSSIRSKLDHMVMLLSHKRELTDLTNLTLSPGLHRGRNGQQEGRLVHGTLGNMGMGTWPRSRCHQ; via the exons atgGCTCTTTCTCAGTGTCTCGAGGATTCGCCTGGTTGGCAGACGCCGAGGACAGGACAGGATTTAAACTTGAAAGAACTTTACAATGAGAGACACCGACTCGCACTAGAAGAGTTGGTTGCCGGTGGAGTTGAAGCCTTCGTGGGTTTCCTCAAAAAAGAGAGAATTCCCAACTTTCTCTCTGATGACGAGATTAGACGCATATCGCGTGCAGCAGTTGTTCCGAGATCCGTGTCTTTGATCGGAGACGATTCTCATTTGGAGCAATCTGGCACACTGGACTGCTCATCTGTCACTTATTTCCCTGAGATCTCTGATATTGAACCTCCAGTATTAGAGATGGGTTGGCCAGCGTTCACTACAGGATCGTTCCGTGGAGTAACACGTGCTGTTGCATACTTTCAGCCGAATTATGGCGAGTGCATTTATAGTTGCAAAGAGGCGGCAAGGAGgatgataaaaaatgcaaaggAG GTGATTGCTATTGTGACTGACTCCCTGACAGACCTAGATATATTCCAAGACTTGAAAGAGGCCTGTACACACCGCAGAATCCCtgtgtatattttaatagaCCAGTCTGCTGCTCCCTTGTTCTTACAGATGTGTAATAACCTCAATGTACAGTTGGATGATCTGcag CACATGAAAGTAAGGAGCATAACAGGCTCTACCTACTACATGAGATCGGGTGCTCAGATCACTGGGAAGGTTCACGAGCGCTTCATGTTGATTGATGGGAACAGAGTGGCTACCGGTTCATACAG GTTTAACTGGACAGATGGCAAACTCAACAGCAGCAACCTTATCGAGTTATCTGGCCAGATAACTGAGAAATTTGATGAAGAGTTTCGCATCCTCTATGCCCAGTCCCTCCCGCTGCCAGCGAATACAAGAGCTCCCTCTAGTGCCAGAAACAGCGGTATATATGACCACCTTGTCCTCAAACCACCTGGAACGCCCCCCTCCCGCCTGGCACGAACAACAAAGACTCAACCAGACTGTCTGACTAGCACTCCAGCCAGACTTCAGACCCCAGAGATCCAAAATCAGAATAGAGACACTCATGATCAAGACAGGAAGAGTAACCCAGTTTCTGATACCTCCACGCTGGGAGAAGACTGGCTAGAGCAGGAGCTCATGGAGGAAGAATTGTCATCCGAAGATCCTGTTCGTGAACAAGCAAAGAATGTTTGCAATCTTATTACTACTGAAACTCAGAAAGAGGATGTGATGATCACATCCCAGGTACCCTACTGTCATATATCTACACAGACGACCCATCACATGGCAGACATTGGCGTGCAGACAGCTCCTCAGGTCGTGAACCCTACATTACAAACAGTCTCGGGCAGCAACCTGATCGGCTCCGGCGCTTCGTCCAACTCAAGTTCTTCTTCACACAGAAATCTAAAAGAGGCGAACCAGCGCCCAACTGTTCACACCGCAGTCCCTCGAGACGGCAACCTGAGGGAAAGCATTCAGAAGCTAACCAAAGAACGACAATACCATTACTCCTCCATTCGCTCCAAGCTGGATCACATGGTAATGCTGCTTTCTCACAAGAGAGAACTGACGGATCTCACCAACCTGACGCTGAGTCCTGGCCTACACAGAGGACGTAATGGCCAGCAGGAGGGCAGGCTGGTTCACGGTACCCTTGGCAACATGGGCATGGGGACGTGGCCGAGGTCAAGGTGTCACCAGTAA
- the zhx3a gene encoding zinc fingers and homeoboxes protein 3, translating to MASKRKSTVPSMIPSKSKHMREDIILGCLPELLPTIPEDSILSISTDEDTHRFHDFSKPDEKSSCWKRGTYSCPLCCFDSGDLNLFLNHMDNCHMDFHAQPNFYCLPCKVAAVKFEDLALHNAKSHPELHNAHRKVSLKVAKREGAITVEQNLFTEDDFGESGISITKTPIMKMTKGGHKKIVISHTVEVQRAEPRNDKLAIVTNGTSVMTLPLTTSQQIFCGIGVPPMHKIPNTSGMHNRAPLWNSNPSFSESNSDLPKVMIPLSSIPTYDPAMDLSSFLKTSFGKFPYPTKAELCYLTVVSGFPEEQIKLWFTAQRLKQGISWSPEEIEDTRRKMFNTVFQAAPKTSQNQSHHHISQHCVSVPPACLSSSYLQQIPKGSVMGWKGGVIVSQPNVTQATSLKQQQPVVQAPHINIHHAPIPKETGNEFTFQTAENCNIANRGSSVSNHGYTGKSETGCSTYSKTSVSCLPGKSQSSSYSEGSIMNLTNIVRKINCHVNDRSANCTSKSNISSASVHGQQKASSNTKESSDSSTFAATSKYNNGSTYKSTSHSTICTKRDGNMLENTSKKSSTSETSVICSSNIQTEGFIPPLFPQPGSLIDPSLRKGKLLPELPGTLKQSFIHNSFPEQKQVQGLPVQNQPCVGRTLIDTQSALAGSFSNVFLQLPTTSSRIQEELNQHSSPSLSAPQERTSPKTLLGAPQVQSPYKEHDPKHLPALDKDAKLSAFDAERLHSNRNVTQKEGEGLTKTFIMADEHSKLLSALHTFPIENTNKKQEMPHIQQYVQDADQWECSSSCPEESNRSPVKINVITLNKEERLYKTNNSKQLKSKPPETWVNDGGPSHKNEASEWQGVEEHVSDISYTETHQPDNKANFLEFETVKLDALSERKSIFQSLDSEAPALPRNKKSKETLDALDKSSAGEQDYWEIKHEERQQPMANQSLRGHQAQDGQSRDCLRGELLKV from the exons ATGGCCAGCAAAAGGAAATCTACGGTTCCCTCCATGATTCCATCCAAAAGCAAGCACATGCGAGAGGACATCATACTAGGATGCTTGCCTGAGCTCCTACCCACAATACCTGAAGACAGCATTCTCAGTATCTCCACAGATGAGGATACACATCGATTCCACGACTTCTCAAAACCAGACGAGAAGAGTTCATGCTGGAAAAGGGGAACATACAGCTGCCCTCTGTGCTGCTTTGATTCCGGAGACTTGAACCTATTTCTCAATCACATGGACAACTGTCACATGGACTTTCATGCTCAACCAAACTTCTACTGTTTGCCTTGCAAGGTTGCAGCGGTGAAGTTTGAAGATCTTGCTTTACATAATGCAAAGTCACACCCTGAACTCCATAATGCACACAGGAAGGTATCGCTGAAAGTCGCCAAAAGAGAAGGGGCAATTACAGTGGAGCAAAACCTGTTTACGGAAGATGATTTTGGCGAATCTGGGATATCCATTACCAAGACACCCATAATGAAAATGACCAAAGGAggacacaaaaaaattgtcatctCCCACACTGTTGAGGTAcaaagagctgagcccagaaaTGACAAGCTTGCAATCGTAACCAACGGCACGTCAGTAATGACCCTACCCCTTACGACATCACAGCAAATCTTCTGTGGTATCGGTGTTCCCCCAATGCATAAAATCCCAAACACATCAGGGATGCATAACCGTGCCCCCCTGTGGAACTCCAATCCTTCATTCTCAGAATCAAACAGTGATCTCCCAAAGGTCATGATCCCTCTAAGTAGCATCCCCACATACGATCCTGCCATGGACTTGAGCAGTTTTCTTAAGACATCCTTCGGCAAGTTTCCTTACCCAACCAAAGCCGAGCTGTGTTATTTAACAGTGGTGTCCGGCTTTCCAGAGGAGCAGATCAAACTCTGGTTCACGGCCCAAAGGCTGAAGCAAGGGATCAGCTGGTCTCCTGAAGAAATCGAAGACACGCGCAGAAAGATGTTCAACACTGTATTCCAAGCTGCACCGAAAACGTCACAAAATCAGTCCCATCACCACATTTCCCAACACTGTGTTTCTGTCCCACCTGCATGTTTGAGTTCAAGCTACTTACAACAGATACCAAAGGGAAGCGTTATGGGTTGGAAAGGAGGGGTCATAGTCAGTCAGCCTAACGTGACCCAGGCCACATCTCTTAAGCAGCAGCAGCCAGTTGTTCAAGCGCCACATATAAATATCCACCATGCTCCCATCCCTAAGGAAACTGGAAATGAGTTCACTTTTCAGACAGCTGAGAACTGCAACATTGCAAACAGAGGGAGTAGCGTTAGCAATCACGGATACACTGGAAAAAGTGAGACTGGCTGCAGCACATATAGCAAGACTAGTGTTAGCTGCTTGCCTGGTAAAAGCCAAAGCAGCAGTTATAGTGAGGGCAGCATTATGAATCTGACTAACATTGTCAGAAAAATCAACTGTCATGTAAATGACAGAAGTGCGAACTGCACCAGCAAATCTAATATCAGTTCTGCTTCCGTTCATGGGCAACAGAAAGCATCCAGTAACACTAAAGAAAGCAGCGACAGCAGCACCTTTGCCGCCACCAGCAAGTATAACAATGGAAGCACTTATAAAAGCACCAGCCACAGTACTATTTGCACTAAAAGGGATGGAAACATGTTAGAAAACACCAGCAAAAAAAGCAGCACTAGTGAGACTAGTGTGATCTGTAGCAGCAACATACAAACTGAAGGGTTTATACCGCCCCTGTTCCCTCAGCCTGGAAGTCTCATCGATCCATCCCTTCGAAAAGGCAAGCTATTGCCCGAGCTACCGGGCACTTTGAAGCAAAGCTTTATTCATAACTCATTCCCAGAACAAAAGCAGGTTCAAGGTCTGCCTGTCCAGAATCAACCATGTGTTGGACGTACTTTGATAGACACCCAGTCTGCTTTGGCGGGATCGTTTAGTAATGTTTTCCTCCAACTCCCTACAACAAGTTCACGCATTCAGGAGGAACTTAATCAACACTCCTCTCCCTCCCTTTCTGCTCCCCAAGAGCGAACATCTCCAAAAACCCTTCTGGGAGCACCTCAGGTCCAATCCCCTTACAAGGAACACGATCCCAAGCACTTACCTGCCTTAGACAAAGACGCTAAGCTATCGGCTTTCGATGCAGAAAGGTTGCACTCGAACAGAAACGTAACACAAAAAGAAGGTGAAGGACTGACAAAAACGTTTATTATGGCTGATGAGCACAGCAAGCTATTAAGCGCACTACATACTTTCCCCATCGAGAACACTAACAAGAAACAAGAAATGCCGCATATACAACAATACGTACAAGACGCGGACCAATGGGAATGCAGCAGCTCATGTCCCGAAGAGTCAAACAGGAGCCCTGTGAAGATAAATGTTATAACATTGAACAAAGAAGAGCGGTTGTACAAGACCAACAACAGCAAGCAGCTTAAGAGCAAGCCGCCGGAGACGTGGGTCAACGATGGTGGTCCTAGCCATAAAAATGAAGCTTCAGAATGGCAGGGTGTGGAAGAACATGTATCTGATATTAGTTACACCGAAACACATCAACCAGACAACAAGGCTAACTTTCTGGAGTTTGAAACAGTCAAACTGGATGCTCTATCGGAgcgaaaaagtatttttcagaGTCTGGACTCTGAAGCTCCTGCGCTGCCAAGAAATAAGAAGTCAAAGGAAACTTTGGATGCGTTAGACAAATCAAGTGCAGGAGAACAAGATTACTGGGAGATAAAGCACGAGGAGCGTCAACAACCAATGGCCAACCAGAGTTTAAGGGGGCATCAAGCTCAAGACGGTCAATCGAG AGACTGCCTCAGAGGAGAGCTTCTGAAAGTTTAA
- the mafbb gene encoding v-maf avian musculoaponeurotic fibrosarcoma oncogene homolog Bb, producing the protein MTAEQHGLLDLAKSQLNLDYGDFDMTRFDVKKEAAVAGQDRAFIQQCGVHVPGSLSTTPMSTPCSSVPSSPGFSPSGQRSGADDLYWTLSAGAYQQHPDPNCLELTPEDVREALSSNFMHGHGAHQQMHQQQHQTNMDGYRSVGQFHNHPSNMQQYHHQQYTEIGQDPDALQVRPGAHEFAQGKSLDQFMQQLDCSSQGATHLLKSHNIQQQQQHRRNERGVSVESRFSDQQLVSMSVRELNRHIRGMGKDDIIRLKQKRRTLKNRGYAQSCRHKRVQQKHILEHEKTSLVTQVEQLKHDLNRLVRERDAYKLKCERLVVGLNCQNKGSTSENPSSPAFLR; encoded by the coding sequence ATGACGGCGGAGCAGCATGGCCTGTTGGATTTGGCCAAAAGTCAGCTCAACTTGGACTACGGTGACTTTGACATGACGAGATTTGATGTGAAAAAAGAGGCGGCGGTTGCGGGACAGGACCGCGCGTTTATTCAACAGTGCGGTGTACACGTACCGGGTTCATTGTCCACCACACCAATGAGCACCCCGTGCAGCTCCGTGCCCTCATCGCCAGGCTTCAGCCCAAGTGGACAGAGAAGCGGTGCTGATGATCTCTACTGGACCTTGAGCGCGGGCGCTTATCAACAGCACCCAGATCCAAACTGTCTTGAACTGACACCCGAGGACGTTCGGGAAGCCCTAAGCTCAAATTTTATGCATGGACACGGAGCGCATCAACAGATGCACCAACAGCAACACCAAACAAATATGGATGGATACAGGAGCGTGGGTCAGTTCCACAACCACCCGTCGAACATGCAACAGTATCATCATCAGCAGTACACCGAAATCGGGCAGGACCCCGACGCGCTCCAGGTGCGCCCTGGTGCGCACGAGTTCGCGCAAGGCAAAAGCCTGGATCAGTTCATGCAACAGCTCGACTGCTCATCTCAAGGTGCGACACACCTGCTGAAATCCCATAACAtccaacagcagcagcagcacagAAGAAACGAGCGCGGGGTGAGCGTGGAGAGCCGCTTCTCGGACCAGCAGTTGGTCTCCATGTCTGTGCGCGAGCTGAACCGGCACATCCGTGGCATGGGCAAGGACGATATTATCCGCCTGAAGCAGAAACGCCGTACGCTGAAAAACCGTGGATACGCGCAGTCGTGCAGACACAAACGAGTTCAGCAGAAGCACATTCTGGAGCACGAGAAGACGAGCCTCGTTACGCAGGTGGAGCAGCTGAAGCACGATCTCAACCGGCTGGTGCGCGAGAGGGACGCGTATAAACTGAAATGCGAGAGGTTAGTTGTGGGACTTAACTGCCAGAATAAGGGATCCACCAGTGAAAATCCATCATCGCCTGCATTTCTGCGATAA